CACTTTTTGTGACGCCTCAGATGATATGAGGAGGCTTCATGTGGCTGACAGTATCTCTCATGATGGGTCTTAGGAAGACGAAACGGAATTGATCCGACGTAAAGacctcgaagaagatctgaTCATCGACGTCCTCTCACCTCAAGAAGATTCGTACCCGAGAAGACCACAACCGATCACATCCCTTCCTTCGACATTGACGTTCAACGATGATCAGGCTGAGGAACGGAACGAGATCGAGGGTTATTTGAGGTCGTTGGGAGAGGTGACGCGGTGGGCGATTAGAcatggcgatgatgatgactggGAAGGTTTTTATCTCAGTCTGGATCTGCTAGAAGAGgtagaagatgaggacgaaaaCGGGGCTTGAGATGAGAGCAGTGACTCCTTTGTGCTTTGTCATTAGACATTGTTGCATGTACATGCCAAACACCATGCGACGTGTCTGTACTTTGTGTTGACCCAAAACGCTACGGGAACTCGCTTTCACAACCGTGGCTCTAcatgtcatcatccatAATAGGGTATACATCAAGTCATGTACAAGATCATATCCGTCACATCTCTAGGCATCTTCGACTGGCCGCTTCCAGAGCGTTTCAAATTCATTGAGGCCGTGTATCGTCAGCGGGTGGGGGAGGTGCTCCATTTGGTCCTGCTGAGGGTTGGGCCGTCTggctcttcctcttgctTTCATCTATCCGGCAATCACCGAATCAGTCACATAGTCACATCCAAAAAGGGCGTAGTttcatcactcacaagccTTGTATGCAGCTTTCAGAgtttcttccttctctttctcctccgaATGCGCcgacgagaaggacggGGCGGGGGGAACAGGCGGCGCCGTGCTCgctggacgaggtgggACAGCGGGAGGAGGTATACTAGATTTGCTTGGACCTGCCGCAGCGGCTGCATCGCGCTGCTTGGAAGCGGGAGTCTCGACTTTGACGAAATCATCTTGAGGAGGCGCTTCGCCTTCTTTCCTGACTGACAAGAAGGCCTAAAGTGTGTATCGAATTCATCAGCACTTCCTCTCCGGATGATAACCATAGTGAATGGTCATGATTCGACAACTGAGAGTAGTTGGGGCTCGCCACAGATCACAGACTTACATCGCCCATGTAACCCAGTGCCACAGCTCGCAGATGCAGTTTCTCCTTCGTCAAGCCTGGCTCGCCGAGAACCTTGTCACAAGTCTCCCTTACGAcactctccacctccaatTTGGCACCTTTCCAGAGCGTCCGCATCCCTTGTTCCGCGGCCTGCTCTTCCAGCTTCCGCAGTTCTTCGGGCGACATACCGCTTCCTTCTGCTAATTGCAAACGATCGAAGACCGCTTTGAGCTCAAGAGCCGATCGAAGTGTGGAGACGGTATCGCTGACGACGTTGAAACTGCTCTTTGCTCCGTGAAACCATCCAAAAGGAGCGAATTGGGATGACGCCTGCAGTGGTGATGAGCGAGAATCTCGCAGCTCACGCTCGGAGATAACTCACCATGGATTGTGCAGCTTTGGCTTGGTATGTTCGACCGATGGCATGAAGGAGTTCTATACCGTAactttcctctttcaaGTCTCTGTGAAGTTGAGCAGTCAGACCAAGTCTCTGTTCATGTGATGACCGGTACTCACTCGGCCTCTAGTCTGCAAATTTCCTGTTGTGAAAGGATATCGGACAATCAGCTATAACTCCCCTTTATACGCTTTCATCGGAATAATCTCAAACGCgtgcactcaccttgaaaCTCGCCCCTACGAGCTTGTCTTCCGGTCCCTTGGCCGCCTCGGTGAAGATATTCAGCTTGTTCGTCAAATTGATCGAAAgcttctccactctctcccttcttgctcgagctttctcttccgccACAGCTCTGTCTCgaatcatcttcttctgcatcGCTTCGGGAGTGAGCATGGGTCGGCCTCCGGGTCCCACCATCatatctccttcctcttgctcgtgttgttgttggaagGCGTCTTTCATGTCCTTTCCTGTGGGTGTGAATTCGGATTGACATACATTGTCAGCTGAGACTATTACCACGGCTGACCCGACCTTGATCTCAAAGCAGACCCCTCGCGGACCAGCGGTGACCACAttcccactcaccaataCTGATAGTACCAATGAAGTCCTCGAACCTATCTCCGCCAAACATTTTCCCAAACACCTCTTCCGGATCCGCAAATCCACCTGCCGGCTCAGCCACACCTCCGCCATTCTTCTGTCCGAACTCATTGTATTTGTGTCGAAGTTCGGGATCAGAAAGGACTTGGTACGCGATCGAGATTTGCTTGAACTGAATTAGTCAAGCGAAGGTCAGTACGGATCGAATCTTTGACGAGTGACACGGAAGGGAGATAATCGAGTCGAAGACCCCTTTGGATGCAAGGATCAGAGGGATAGGTGGTAGGTacaagggagagaggaaaacgaagacgatgatcatCACAGACTTTCGAACTCACTTTCTCTTCGGCATCGGGATCGTCACGATTCTATGAGTATGTCAGCTACGGACCTCCCTCAAGGGTAGCTGTGTTGAGCTTACCTTATCAGGATGCAGCTATAAACGACAAATTTCAAAAACACCTAGGATCAGCTTCCCTCCTCAAGCCCTCCAGATCAcaacatctcctctcttccgcctcATCTTCACGTTGTTGTAAgggaactcaccttgatagCCAATCTCCTATACGCCTTCTTGACTTCCTCAGCTGTACATTGACTGCTCAACCCCAACACGTCATAGTACGCCATATCAATAGGGTTCCGATCGCTTCCTATCCCTCTTCTGGCCCCTCCCGCAGCGGATGCACTACCTCCTGAACCGAAGGGGCCGCCaggtcgagatgaggtgTTGTtagaggaagatgaggaggaagaagagggtttcggttgaggatgagtgAAGAGGGTCTTGCAGCTGTGCGTGGTGCATGGATGAGGCCGTGTCGTTGATTAGCAGAGTCCTGTGTATTGGCCGTGTAGCATGGAGGGTGTCTGCAAACGACGAGAGACCActcatctcttcatcgctaTGGCCGTGGATCGGACGAACGAACGCGACTCACGAAGAACATCTCACTCGAAGAGTCCCTATGAACGTAGGAGGCACCACATATTCCTGTTGAGATCTACACTGAGGACAGTCCACAGGGGTGTAGTTCCCTCTGGGTCGAGAATCAACGATGGTCGACATGGTGGGAGGTGGgtgggtgagtgagtgagtgagtgagtgagtgagtgaataGTTTATGGGGCAGAAGGTGGGTTGGTGGTTTAGGATGTGAGTCAAGAGTAAATTATAATCGACTTGAATGCGGACTTTGGAGACAGTTGATCGTCGGTTTCCTCTGAGAAACCTCCCGGTGGTCGTTTCGGTTATCAGATTGATACAGTATGAGATGGACAAGTGCGAGTCTACCTTCTCTGTCTTCTACCCCGTCTTCGAGTCGATTCCGTATGTGTGCtgtcgatggtggaagaCAAGATTTTATTTTGAGAAGATGTGATTGACGTTGGACGACTAATTGTCGTTGTTCGCTCCTCATGCAGTGAAACCTCGTTCCGGTATGCGGTGGCGATGACGTCCATTCCCTTTGGATTATTGATGTGGCTCTCCGCGTACGAACGATTTTCCCGTCATCTTATCAGCACCAGCTCCTGCCTGCCAAAACAAGCCCGGTCGATGCAAAACCGGTTGAGACTGTCAGGTTTGAAAGCCGTCCATGCACATCGGAGCGAACATTCGTATCAGGTGAAAGGCAGATCTTACTCGTTGATGTCATCATTGATCGCTCATCTCTTGCATCCAGTTAGATAGATGCGTAGACTACTTTTAGTTGAGTCTGATCCTGATCgtcccttctttctcccaGTGTCGCAAAAGAGTCGCAAAACGATAACAAAAGCTGAACAAGGCAAttgaagagaagaaaaacGAATGAATGTGGAAACGGAAAGCAATAAAAGTCCAACGATAACAGTGaagatcatcctctccgACAATATATAAATCATCACTAACCCCCGCACCACCTAGACCCACCTACTCTTCTGAGCCGGCTTGGCCCCTCCTGAATTCAATCCCATCCCTTCCGCCGCTCTGTGGTactcatctccatcatcatcttcgccacCGTGATATGAGCCATAGGGGTCCGTCGAGTATTGTCCACTCTGCGCTCGTTTCGCTTGTAGATATGGATCTTCCTTGTACTGACTCTGTCCCCCTAGTTGTTCTTGTTGGGTGGAGAGACTGCTATTGCCATCCGGAGATCCTAGTGCTACGCCCCACTCGCCCGAGACGACCTGCCTCGAACCTCCGCCATTCCCAGTCGATCTCCTGTCATGTTCCTGAGGCGTTGCTGAGAGAGTTTCCATCTTTTCTTGCTCGGAATAGAACGGACTGTTCTGTCTCGCGGCAGCCGCTGCGGCTGCTGcagcttccttctcctgttGAGCCTTGAGAGCTAATGGACTGGGCTTGTTGGGCTTGTGGCGATACGCGGGGTCGACCGCAGCGTTTGCTGCGGCATTCTCAGCAGCAGCCATGCGAGCCACTGCTCGTCCGGGCTTGCGCGGAGTCTTTTCTTCGGCAGACACAGGAGCTGAGATGGGCTCTTCGATATGGACAGGGGCTGCTGGTTTTTCGTCGGCATGCCCATAAGAAAGGGGCTCGGTACCATATGTCTGAGATGGGATAGGTTGACCATATTGATCGTATCCATAGTCAATTTGTTGAGGCTGGTCAATCCCTGGTTGCGTTTGCCATCCTTGCTCTGCGGCCGTGCCGTACGCTGGGTCATTGCCGTTCCGGTATGTTGGACTGGTGGGGTACCCAGGACCATCTGCATTGTACGGGTCATGTGATCTGGGAGCGGGGGCAGCGGCTCGAGGCAGCACTGGGACCGGCGGTATCAGACCTTTTTCCGAGACGGGTGACTTTTGACCCGACGGGTTTCGTGATGAAGAAACGGTAGGTCGAGCTGATTTGGCCTCGTTGGCTTGGCGCCGCTTTCGACGTTGACGCGCTTCCCAGGCCTCCTGTAAGTGACTGTCAGCGAGTGGTTCTTCGTTATACGCAAACGACGCGCCGAGCTGGACTGGGATCATTCAATGGAACGTCGTATAATAAAGATGTCATGAAGGAAAGCGGAATCCGCTTCCGTGGGGAGGCTTCGCTAGCTGTATTTTGCCAAGCTCGCCCAAAAGTACAATCCACGTCTGCCAAGAACCGTTTTCACCAAGAGGTCGCGCTCCGCAGCCCACCTTTTCGTCCCCGCACGAACGCGGAATGCAAAAAGAGCAGAAAAGggactcaccctcctctccttctgcttcttcttgcccaaccaccaccacagTCCAAACCCAGCGATAGCCAAAGCCATCCCACCCGCCAAGGCGGGGATAGCGATGGCTACAGGGAACCCTGATTTCTTGTGAGATGGTTCTGAAGCCGGGGttgtggaagaggacgaatCGTTCGCTATGACCGATATGGTCACGTAGGATTGACGTTCGACGAGCAAGGCGAGATTGGGCGCTAGCTCGGGTGCATCGGTGGGTTCGGGAAATAGAAGAGAGATGACTGGTGATGGgttgggattgggattggAAGGTGGCATCGTGTGATAGAAATTGAAAGGAGAATTGGGGGAAGCGATACTGGATGTAAAGCATGATTAGTGTCCAGGTCTTTTCTTTTTGCAAGGCATGGTGTTGAATCATGGggacgatggcgaggatgagTATGGAGCAACAAACCGCGTCTTCGCGGTCACTGGTCCCCGGACGTCGCTTTGACGCTCCGCAGTAGCAGATGAAGGACCCTTCGGGAAGCAACTCGATCCCATGCTCCGTCCTGTCGGCCGCTTGACCCAGAGCTCTGACGAATAGAACCGGATTTCACTGCCCTCTCATCTCACAAATCTTCCTCAACAAGCAAGGCCGAGATCCAAGGAAAGACGATACGAGAAACATCCCAAGCTCACAGATATCGATACGGTCAACAATattctccctttctctttctccttaTACTATATATGGCTTGTCCCTTGAGTGATCGACCGTAGCTCAAGATTCGCGTCTTGACTGCTGTATATGTATTCCTCCGATTCTGTCACTGTATGCGCAAAGGGGGGACCTGCAGAGGCGACGTTGTTGTACGTTGTGTTCTGGGAATGGTCTATTTCTGATCCGCGGTCTGGCGCGTcgagagtggaggtgaaagACGACTACGATGTCGTGAGTGTCGTGAAACTGAAAGGAATGTGGTTTATGATATGAATGAGAGTGAGATACttgggaagggaggaaagtgTCGAAGGatgcgaagaagaagaccgtAGGAGTACAGTGCTATCGTATGTGATCTATTATGTGTGATGGACAATTGAACACAGTTCAGAAATAGTCAACAGTCACTGACAATAAAAGACAAACAACGACTGATTTGTCTTTTTCCCATCGGGCACGGGGAGAAACCCACATTACCCACATTTTCGGGGAAGTACAGGGTTCAGTCTTCCCATGATTTAGCATTCGACAAAGGCACATTACCCCTTTCAGCGATTCTTACGCTTTCTTCGTATCACAACGTGGCAGCAAAGCAAGCAAGCAGGACAAGCAATCTCTATCATAGGGTGGGGGTGTGCATGACAGCAAAGGGGAATATGGGATCCTCGACCGGAACCGACACCATAGTACCAATCTGTATGCCTTCTGTGAGATAGTATGGACAGTAGTGTATATAGGAAATGGAAGAGACAAGGTGAAAAGGTGGATGTATGGtgcgaagatgaggtgacGAAATGTAAGAGGGTTTGAGATACGCGTCAGATCCTAATCAGTCGAACAAGGGCATCAGTACCGTTCCAGACGATCCTGAAAATGACATGATCGTAGTCACAAAGACGCGTCCAAGCACAACTCACACTTTACATGACAATACGAGGCTCAGTGATGGAGGTAGAGATCTGAGAAATTCGACCAGCGTAAGTCGATGCAACCGACCTCTTTCCACGGCAGTACTTACACTCTTGTGAGGTAAGACGGAAGCACCGTTCACATAGAGCTCATCCTTGATCGTCACGTCGTCTCCCAGGACAGTGATGTTCTCGACTCGGgtctgaagaagaccaTGGATAAGTTAGAAATGCTCTCCAGAAGGACCGCGCACTCAATGTTGCCTGAATAGCTCGCAACTCACCCATCGTCCAACATTACTGTTCCAACCGACGATAGAGTTGGCGATCCATGCGTGATCTCGGACGACAGCGTTGGACATAATAACACATCGTTGAAGTCGGACACCGGGGCCAATCTTGGCATCAGGGCCGATCACGACGTTGGGACCAATCACGGCGGTGGGATCAATCTCGGCCGTCTAGAAAATTGGTacatcgtcagcttcacGACAAACGCACAAGAGCAAACCAAACAACTCACAGGGTCGACCATGACATTACCACCGTAGACCCACTTGTTCTTGGCAGGGTCGGTGAGCAACGGTGAGTGTTGAGATGTCAAGTGAGAAAGGTAGAGGCAGGTACCTGTAGTCGATTATCGGACATTCAGCACACATACGAAACAAGTCTTTCAAGAATCAACGTACCAGACAAGAAGTCCTTTGGTTGACCAACGTCCATCCAGAATCCTTGCAAGTCGAATGAATGCAGTTGTTGGTCGGCGGCAATAGCAGGGaagacctccttctcgatggAGGTGGGTTGAAGCTGCAAGTGTGCAGGGGTCAGCGGATATTCTCGGTCCTATGTCATATGTCAAAGCATCTCGATGCATCCAATGATTCTGAGGTAGCCGCAGCGTGGCAGAACGCGCTACAAAGAGacttgactcacctggatCCGGTCCAAGACGCTGGGGTTGAAGATGTAGATACCGGCGTTGATCCTGTTGCCAACAAATTCGACTGGCTTCTCAACGAATCGGTCGATGACGGTAGATCCAGGTTTGGTAACGACGACACCGTAAGCCGAAGGTTCTGCGACCTTGGTGACCATGATAGATCCCTCAGCACCGTGGGCAAGGTGGAAATCTCTGCGTTAGCGGAATCCAGATTAGCGAAGGATCACCCCATTatggaagatggattgCTTGAGGCAAGGGAGTCATTGACGTCTCCAGGATGTTACTGCTGGTGATGCCCACTCACCGGAAGGCCTCGAAGGGGTAGACACAGGTTACATCGGAGTtcaggacgaagaagggggaaTCATCCTTGCCCAGGATTTCacgagcaagagcaagaggtCCGGCTAAAACGGCACAAGGTCAGCATAATGTTCCTTCGGCTCCCTCGTGCCAGGCAACGGAGGAGAACGCACCCGTTCCAAGAGGCTCAGTCTCGACGCTAAAGTGAATAGTGATCCCgaattcttcttcggtcttCTTGAGGACTGAGACCA
The nucleotide sequence above comes from Kwoniella newhampshirensis strain CBS 13917 chromosome 8, whole genome shotgun sequence. Encoded proteins:
- a CDS encoding mannose-1-phosphate guanyltransferase, with translation MMVRLPLTLSWPKPLVEFCNKAMILHQIEALVKAGVKDIVLAVNYRPEVMVSVLKKTEEEFGITIHFSVETEPLGTAGPLALAREILGKDDSPFFVLNSDVTCVYPFEAFRDFHLAHGAEGSIMVTKVAEPSAYGVVVTKPGSTVIDRFVEKPVEFVGNRINAGIYIFNPSVLDRIQLQPTSIEKEVFPAIAADQQLHSFDLQGFWMDVGQPKDFLSGTCLYLSHLTSQHSPLLTDPAKNKWVYGGNVMVDPTAEIDPTAVIGPNVVIGPDAKIGPGVRLQRCVIMSNAVVRDHAWIANSIVGWNSNVGRWTRVENITVLGDDVTIKDELYVNGASVLPHKSISTSITEPRIVM